The Gopherus evgoodei ecotype Sinaloan lineage chromosome 8, rGopEvg1_v1.p, whole genome shotgun sequence genome includes a region encoding these proteins:
- the ZNF346 gene encoding zinc finger protein 346 isoform X4, translating into MAAWAGSNGDAAALPVGKAAVDRMIRENSHIFTDAQCKVCSAVLISESQKLAHYQSKKHANKVRRYMSIHGEEELRQGKKIKLETKQESSNGDDRNKCCPICNMTFSSPVVAMSHYLGKTHAKNLKLKQQSPRVEVTMPPQKCPANFPPSAVSSNEENQSTSDPDKFCSLCHATFNNPLMAKQHYVGKKHRKQETKLKLMAHYGRTPDAPASSSMGCQEQCPA; encoded by the exons ATGGCGGCCTGGGCGGGTAGCAACGGGGACGCCGCGGCCTTGCCGGTGGGGAAGGCGGCAG TTGATCGTATGATCAGAGAGAACAGCCACATTTTCACAGACGCTCAGTGTAAAGTGTGCAGTGCAGTGCTCATCTCAGAGTCCCAGAAGCTAGCTCATTACCAG AGCAAAAAACATGCAAACAAAGTGCGGCGGTACATGTCGATTCACGGCGAGGAGGAGCTCCGTCAGGGGAAGAAGATAAAGCTGGAAACCAAGCAG GAGAGCAGCAATGGAGATGACAGGAACAAATGctgccccatctgtaacatgacCTTTTCCTCTCCCGTTGTGGCCATGTCTCACTACTTAGGCAAGACTCATGCCAAGAACCTGAAGCTGAAGCAACAGTCCCCCAGAGTGGAAG TAACGATGCCTCCACAGAAATGCCCGGCTAACTTTCCTCCCTCTGCTGTATCTTCCAACGAGGAGAACCAGAGCACTTCTGACCCAGACAAGTTCTGCAGCCTCTGCCATGCCACTTTCAACAATCCACTCATGGCAAAACAGCATTATGTAGGCAAGAAACACAGAAAGCAAGAGACCAAACTCAAGCTGATGGCACACTATGGTCGTACTCCTGACGCGCCTGCATCCTCCTCCATGG GATGCCAGGAGCAGTGCCCAGCGTAG
- the ZNF346 gene encoding zinc finger protein 346 isoform X2 — MAAWAGSNGDAAALPVGKAAVDRMIRENSHIFTDAQCKVCSAVLISESQKLAHYQSKKHANKVRRYMSIHGEEELRQGKKIKLETKQESSNGDDRNKCCPICNMTFSSPVVAMSHYLGKTHAKNLKLKQQSPRVEVTMPPQKCPANFPPSAVSSNEENQSTSDPDKFCSLCHATFNNPLMAKQHYVGKKHRKQETKLKLMAHYGRTPDAPASSSMAGLSRAVVRDYVLFFTGLRP; from the exons ATGGCGGCCTGGGCGGGTAGCAACGGGGACGCCGCGGCCTTGCCGGTGGGGAAGGCGGCAG TTGATCGTATGATCAGAGAGAACAGCCACATTTTCACAGACGCTCAGTGTAAAGTGTGCAGTGCAGTGCTCATCTCAGAGTCCCAGAAGCTAGCTCATTACCAG AGCAAAAAACATGCAAACAAAGTGCGGCGGTACATGTCGATTCACGGCGAGGAGGAGCTCCGTCAGGGGAAGAAGATAAAGCTGGAAACCAAGCAG GAGAGCAGCAATGGAGATGACAGGAACAAATGctgccccatctgtaacatgacCTTTTCCTCTCCCGTTGTGGCCATGTCTCACTACTTAGGCAAGACTCATGCCAAGAACCTGAAGCTGAAGCAACAGTCCCCCAGAGTGGAAG TAACGATGCCTCCACAGAAATGCCCGGCTAACTTTCCTCCCTCTGCTGTATCTTCCAACGAGGAGAACCAGAGCACTTCTGACCCAGACAAGTTCTGCAGCCTCTGCCATGCCACTTTCAACAATCCACTCATGGCAAAACAGCATTATGTAGGCAAGAAACACAGAAAGCAAGAGACCAAACTCAAGCTGATGGCACACTATGGTCGTACTCCTGACGCGCCTGCATCCTCCTCCATGG
- the ZNF346 gene encoding zinc finger protein 346 isoform X1, with translation MAAWAGSNGDAAALPVGKAAVDRMIRENSHIFTDAQCKVCSAVLISESQKLAHYQSKKHANKVRRYMSIHGEEELRQGKKIKLETKQESSNGDDRNKCCPICNMTFSSPVVAMSHYLGKTHAKNLKLKQQSPRVEVTMPPQKCPANFPPSAVSSNEENQSTSDPDKFCSLCHATFNNPLMAKQHYVGKKHRKQETKLKLMAHYGRTPDAPASSSMAGKGYPCNTCNIVLNSIEQYQAHISGFKHKNQMPGAVPSVGRFPRQQYVREESTAPGGYSYFSQDF, from the exons ATGGCGGCCTGGGCGGGTAGCAACGGGGACGCCGCGGCCTTGCCGGTGGGGAAGGCGGCAG TTGATCGTATGATCAGAGAGAACAGCCACATTTTCACAGACGCTCAGTGTAAAGTGTGCAGTGCAGTGCTCATCTCAGAGTCCCAGAAGCTAGCTCATTACCAG AGCAAAAAACATGCAAACAAAGTGCGGCGGTACATGTCGATTCACGGCGAGGAGGAGCTCCGTCAGGGGAAGAAGATAAAGCTGGAAACCAAGCAG GAGAGCAGCAATGGAGATGACAGGAACAAATGctgccccatctgtaacatgacCTTTTCCTCTCCCGTTGTGGCCATGTCTCACTACTTAGGCAAGACTCATGCCAAGAACCTGAAGCTGAAGCAACAGTCCCCCAGAGTGGAAG TAACGATGCCTCCACAGAAATGCCCGGCTAACTTTCCTCCCTCTGCTGTATCTTCCAACGAGGAGAACCAGAGCACTTCTGACCCAGACAAGTTCTGCAGCCTCTGCCATGCCACTTTCAACAATCCACTCATGGCAAAACAGCATTATGTAGGCAAGAAACACAGAAAGCAAGAGACCAAACTCAAGCTGATGGCACACTATGGTCGTACTCCTGACGCGCCTGCATCCTCCTCCATGG CTGGGaaggggtacccctgcaacacaTGTAATATAGTACTGAATTCCATAGAGCAGTACCAAGCTCACATCAGCGGCTTCAAACACAAGAATCA GATGCCAGGAGCAGTGCCCAGCGTAGGACGGTTCCCAAGGCAGCAGTATGTTCGGGAAGAGTCAACTGCCCCCGGGGGCTACAGTTACTTCAGCCAGGACTTCTAG
- the ZNF346 gene encoding zinc finger protein 346 isoform X6, which yields MAAWAGSNGDAAALPVGKAAVDRMIRENSHIFTDAQCKVCSAVLISESQKLAHYQSKKHANKVRRYMSIHGEEELRQGKKIKLETKQESSNGDDRNKCCPICNMTFSSPVVAMSHYLGKTHAKNLKLKQQSPRVEVTMPPQKCPANFPPSAVSSNEENQSTSDPDKFCSLCHATFNNPLMAKQHYVGKKHRKQETKLKLMAHYGRTPDAPASSSMGTK from the exons ATGGCGGCCTGGGCGGGTAGCAACGGGGACGCCGCGGCCTTGCCGGTGGGGAAGGCGGCAG TTGATCGTATGATCAGAGAGAACAGCCACATTTTCACAGACGCTCAGTGTAAAGTGTGCAGTGCAGTGCTCATCTCAGAGTCCCAGAAGCTAGCTCATTACCAG AGCAAAAAACATGCAAACAAAGTGCGGCGGTACATGTCGATTCACGGCGAGGAGGAGCTCCGTCAGGGGAAGAAGATAAAGCTGGAAACCAAGCAG GAGAGCAGCAATGGAGATGACAGGAACAAATGctgccccatctgtaacatgacCTTTTCCTCTCCCGTTGTGGCCATGTCTCACTACTTAGGCAAGACTCATGCCAAGAACCTGAAGCTGAAGCAACAGTCCCCCAGAGTGGAAG TAACGATGCCTCCACAGAAATGCCCGGCTAACTTTCCTCCCTCTGCTGTATCTTCCAACGAGGAGAACCAGAGCACTTCTGACCCAGACAAGTTCTGCAGCCTCTGCCATGCCACTTTCAACAATCCACTCATGGCAAAACAGCATTATGTAGGCAAGAAACACAGAAAGCAAGAGACCAAACTCAAGCTGATGGCACACTATGGTCGTACTCCTGACGCGCCTGCATCCTCCTCCATGG GCACCAAGTGA
- the ZNF346 gene encoding zinc finger protein 346 isoform X5 translates to MAAWAGSNGDAAALPVGKAAVDRMIRENSHIFTDAQCKVCSAVLISESQKLAHYQSKKHANKVRRYMSIHGEEELRQGKKIKLETKQESSNGDDRNKCCPICNMTFSSPVVAMSHYLGKTHAKNLKLKQQSPRVEVTMPPQKCPANFPPSAVSSNEENQSTSDPDKFCSLCHATFNNPLMAKQHYVGKKHRKQETKLKLMAHYGRTPDAPASSSMGTADTNK, encoded by the exons ATGGCGGCCTGGGCGGGTAGCAACGGGGACGCCGCGGCCTTGCCGGTGGGGAAGGCGGCAG TTGATCGTATGATCAGAGAGAACAGCCACATTTTCACAGACGCTCAGTGTAAAGTGTGCAGTGCAGTGCTCATCTCAGAGTCCCAGAAGCTAGCTCATTACCAG AGCAAAAAACATGCAAACAAAGTGCGGCGGTACATGTCGATTCACGGCGAGGAGGAGCTCCGTCAGGGGAAGAAGATAAAGCTGGAAACCAAGCAG GAGAGCAGCAATGGAGATGACAGGAACAAATGctgccccatctgtaacatgacCTTTTCCTCTCCCGTTGTGGCCATGTCTCACTACTTAGGCAAGACTCATGCCAAGAACCTGAAGCTGAAGCAACAGTCCCCCAGAGTGGAAG TAACGATGCCTCCACAGAAATGCCCGGCTAACTTTCCTCCCTCTGCTGTATCTTCCAACGAGGAGAACCAGAGCACTTCTGACCCAGACAAGTTCTGCAGCCTCTGCCATGCCACTTTCAACAATCCACTCATGGCAAAACAGCATTATGTAGGCAAGAAACACAGAAAGCAAGAGACCAAACTCAAGCTGATGGCACACTATGGTCGTACTCCTGACGCGCCTGCATCCTCCTCCATGG GCACTGCTGACACTAACAAGTAA
- the ZNF346 gene encoding zinc finger protein 346 isoform X3, with product MAAWAGSNGDAAALPVGKAAVDRMIRENSHIFTDAQCKVCSAVLISESQKLAHYQSKKHANKVRRYMSIHGEEELRQGKKIKLETKQESSNGDDRNKCCPICNMTFSSPVVAMSHYLGKTHAKNLKLKQQSPRVEVTMPPQKCPANFPPSAVSSNEENQSTSDPDKFCSLCHATFNNPLMAKQHYVGKKHRKQETKLKLMAHYGRTPDAPASSSMANRLRPCPKELAA from the exons ATGGCGGCCTGGGCGGGTAGCAACGGGGACGCCGCGGCCTTGCCGGTGGGGAAGGCGGCAG TTGATCGTATGATCAGAGAGAACAGCCACATTTTCACAGACGCTCAGTGTAAAGTGTGCAGTGCAGTGCTCATCTCAGAGTCCCAGAAGCTAGCTCATTACCAG AGCAAAAAACATGCAAACAAAGTGCGGCGGTACATGTCGATTCACGGCGAGGAGGAGCTCCGTCAGGGGAAGAAGATAAAGCTGGAAACCAAGCAG GAGAGCAGCAATGGAGATGACAGGAACAAATGctgccccatctgtaacatgacCTTTTCCTCTCCCGTTGTGGCCATGTCTCACTACTTAGGCAAGACTCATGCCAAGAACCTGAAGCTGAAGCAACAGTCCCCCAGAGTGGAAG TAACGATGCCTCCACAGAAATGCCCGGCTAACTTTCCTCCCTCTGCTGTATCTTCCAACGAGGAGAACCAGAGCACTTCTGACCCAGACAAGTTCTGCAGCCTCTGCCATGCCACTTTCAACAATCCACTCATGGCAAAACAGCATTATGTAGGCAAGAAACACAGAAAGCAAGAGACCAAACTCAAGCTGATGGCACACTATGGTCGTACTCCTGACGCGCCTGCATCCTCCTCCATGG CAAACAgactgaggccctgccccaaggagcttgcagCCTGA